AATTACCGTTTAAAGAATGCTAAAGAGGAATATGTAAATTTAATACAGACCACGACACCATTAGAGTTTGATAGTGATAATAAGCCTATAATAGGTTTAGCGCATTACACGGTTTTACCAGGCGAAATGGAGATGCAAGTTTGCGCTTCGGCTAAGTTATTAAATGATAATGATGAGTATGAAACTGTATATTTTAGTAATTTTTCGCATAGGTTATTAAAAGGTGGTATAAGTAACCGTGAGCGCGATATTATAAGACTTCTTGTTTTGAATAAAACGAGTAAAGAGATTGGAATTAGCCTCAATATTAGTTCTAATACGGTGGATACGCATCGAAGAAATATTTTAAAGAAACTAAATATATCTTCTACTGGCGAATTAATAGGTATGCTTAAAATGAATAAAAGTCTATTTTAATAAAAAAAACATCAAAATACTCAATTTGAGTATTGTGGAAAACCCGCAAAAATAAGATCTTTACAGTGCTATTAATTAGTTCTTAGGGAGAATTATTTAAACAGAAGGTGCTTGGTTTTATATCAGGCACTTTTTTTGCGCTTAATTTAAAAGCCTTTCCAAGGCCATACC
The window above is part of the Algibacter sp. L3A6 genome. Proteins encoded here:
- a CDS encoding LuxR C-terminal-related transcriptional regulator — protein: MNRYNIKDTYKEIFKSHDNPSLKKHIEKFIELDTYLPYSSTFFCVTNTQDLTFEYISKNMTACLGLDKAELKARGMRNFWSRMHPDDLEQWLQALNELMNFTLTEISLDNRERMSYTWNYRLKNAKEEYVNLIQTTTPLEFDSDNKPIIGLAHYTVLPGEMEMQVCASAKLLNDNDEYETVYFSNFSHRLLKGGISNRERDIIRLLVLNKTSKEIGISLNISSNTVDTHRRNILKKLNISSTGELIGMLKMNKSLF